DNA from Pseudomonas putida:
ATCGCCGCTTCCGGCCATTGGCCAATGAGCGCCGCACCCGTGACAGCAATGCTCATCAGCGCATTGATGTTCAGGTTCAGGTTACGCAGCGAAATCCAACCCTTCTTGTAGGTGGACGGACCTCCCAACGCGATGGCCAACAAGGCCATAAGGGCCACCACCCACTCAGGTGCGGCGGCGGTGAAGTGCAGCACTTCCGAGAACACTGCGGCGATCCCGGCCAATCCAATGGTCCACCAGCGGCTTACGTGGGCATTGGGCGCTACAACCTTGGCTGCCGAGTCGCTGCCCTGCCCAGACGAAGCCGCCGGCACGGCTTGCATGCCCAGTGCATGAATGGCGGCCACGATCTGGCTACTGTCAGCCAGCTCGTGCCAGACACCCATCGTCCTGTTCATCATGTTGAATTCCAGGGCATGAATGCCGGTGACCTTCTTCAGTTTCGCTTCGATCATGGTCTGCTCGGTTGGGCAGCACATTTGGGCGATGCTGAATCTTTCGAACTGACCGCGCCGCTCTCCCGTGGGCGCACGCGATTCATCAACCTTCACATTAGCGCTGGCATGGACGAACAGCGGAGTAGAAGCGTTCGCGGCAGTTGCTGGCTCCGCCAGTGCATACAGCGTGGAGGACGATGCGGCTCGTGCAACCGGAGACGAAGCGCAACAGCCTGTCGCACAGCTCTCGACCGAGGACTGCTCAGTCTCAACCTTGCACGCCTCCCCTGAGGTGCAGCATGCATCAGCTTGTTCTTCCTGCTTGTCCGGTGCAGGGCTACCTACCGGCTCGGCTAACTTGTAAAGGCCAGACTCCTGGGCAGACAGCTTCGGCGAATTCCCCTGGCAGCAGGATGAGGATTGAGCATTCACATCAGCCGCTGCCGCTGGGTCGAACACTTCGACAGCGCCTTTGGTGTTGGAGGGTTTGTCACCGCAGCAGCTTTTCATAGGCAGTTCCTGAGCATCGATGGACATCAGTAAACACCCTATAGCGACTATAGGGACAAGGGGCATCGTTGACAGTTAGGTCACGCTCAGCGTGACTGGCTGATCTCGCTACGGATCAGGTCGTACAGCGGTTGCGCACCAAATGACAGCAGCGGCTTGCCATTCACGAAGAATGTCGGCGTGCCTTTGACCCCCAGTGTTTTGGCATCCTGAGTGTCTCGCTCGATGGCTGCGATGATGTCCGGCGACATCATGTGCGAGCGCGCTTTGTCGACGTCCAATCCGGCCAAGGCAGCGGCTTCCCACGCAGCCGCAGCCGTGGCGTCGTCATGCCATTGCGGCTGAGATTCCAGGACGGCTTCCAGCACAGGCGCAAATACACCCTGCTTGCGCGCAGCCTCCAGTAAGCGAATGGCCTCCTCAGAGCCAACGTGCAAGCGCACATAGCGCAGGACCAGCCTGACGTCCTCGGGGTGTTTGGCCATCATCTGTTTGACGATCGGATAGAACGCCCGGCAGCTTTCACATGATGGGTCGAAGAACTCCACAATGGTGACTGGAGCCTTGGCGGGCCCGAAACTGGGTGCATTGAAACGCAGCAGCGCGCTGGTGGATTGCACCGGCACGGCCACCTCCGGTGCGGGCTCTTTACCTTTGTAGATGAATGCAGCCGCCAGGAAACCCGCGATGGCAAGGAGGCTGATGATGATGACCGCAGTGCGTCTGCTCATGGTTTGGCGTTCCGACGAAGAAGCAAGAGAAGAATGATCAGGAGGGTGAATGCAGCCAGCGAGAGTGAGGGCAAGGGCAGTACGCCCATCATCGTCATGTCCACTCCTGAGCATGAAGGACCTGTGCCGCAGGGCTTGATGGCTTCCGGGATGACGGCGAAGTACAAAAGGTTGTGATACAGGGCTGCAAGCCAACCCGCGGCTGCGAGTGGTACGGCATAGCGCCAGATGTCCGAATCACACCGTACCGTCGCGACGGCAAGCATGATGGCCAGCGGGAACATGAACGCTCGTTGATACCAGCACAACACGCAGGGCTCCTGCCCCATAACTTCACCCACGAACAGCACTACCAGCGTCGAAACGAGTGCCAGCAACCAAGCCGTGAACAGCAGCCCGGCGTCGCTCGGTAACGTTTTTGATGTTGCATCCATAGAGAGAAGCCCGGTCGAGTTCTGAGGCGGAATCGACAATCAACACTGTCGAGGGTCTGAGTATAAGCATCAGGGTTCTAGCGGCTATAAGGTCAACCCTGGTGCTCTGTGCGTATCACTGACTTGCCCGGGCCTCCCAGTACGCCTGGAGTTGGCAGTTGAGTAAGCAGACTACGATCAGAACCGCGAGCAATGCCGAAGGCAGCGGCCCTATGGTTTCGCCGGCATGTCGAACCCAGCGGATGTTACCCTCTGCTGGGCCAATGTCCGGCTGCAAATACACCAGCAGATCGAAGAGGCCAGCGTGCCTGCTGCTGCCGCTGAGAGTAGCCCCCGATAAAGGGCGCTCTGGCCGTGGCGATACAGCGCTGTCGACGCCAGCCACAGGATTGGCACGAGCAGCATCAACTGAACAAGACAAATCACCCCAGGCGCTTGAGCCAACACCACTTCCTGCCCCCAGAGCATCACATTCAGCGCCAACGCGAGAAACCAAGCGGCCACAAGCAGCCCTCGCGGCAAACGTGTCGCCCCACTACTCACAAGGACATAGATCCGCGCCGTACTTCATGCAGTTCGCTCCCTCAAGTCGGTTCGCGTAGACTCAGGGTTATAGCAACTATAAGGTCAAGCTCCATGAGCGAAACAACGTTGAGCATCGGTGAACTGGCCAAGGCGACGCAGACGAAGGCCGTGACCATCCGTTACTACGAGCAGCTCGGGCTGCTGCCGCCAAGTGGCCGCACCGCCGCGGGCTACCGGATCTACGGGGAAGCTGAGCGTGACAGGCTGCTGTTTGTGCGCCGCAGCCGTGGCCTGGGTTTCACCCTCGATGATGTCCGTGAGCTTCTGGGGTTCGCTGACCACCGCGAAGCGTCCTGTGCGGCCGTGGACGCGAAGGTCGCCCAACAATTGAGTCAGGTGAAAAGCCGCATACGCGACCTGAAAGCCCTTGAGGCTGAATTGCAGCGGCTGCTGGGATGTTGCAAAGGCGGTGTGATCGAAGAGTGTCGCATCATCGAGTCGCTGACCCGGCACGACTGCTGACTCTTGTTCAGCAACGGAAGCGCAGGCTGGCTCGGGTGCCTTGCGGTTCGAGGTTGAGCAACGTCGCCTCGCCGCCAAAATGCTCCATCACCTGGCTGACCATGAACAGGCCGATGCCCAGGCCACCCTGCTTGGTGGTGTAGAACGATTTGAACGCGGATATCTCCTGCTGACGGGAAATCCCGGGGCCGGTGTCGTCAATCAACAGAAGTGCTTCGGCGGTGCCTGAGCGCTTTAGCGACAAGCGCAATTCTCCGCCCTCTGGCATCGCCTCGATCGCATTGGCCAGCACACTGTTGAGGACCTGTCCCAGCAACAAGGTGTGACTGATCACCTCGACCTTACCGCTGATCGCCAGCGTAGTGCGAATCCGCGATTGCTGAAGCTGTGCCTCGAAACTGCTCACCGCCTCAC
Protein-coding regions in this window:
- a CDS encoding DsbA family protein, which encodes MSRRTAVIIISLLAIAGFLAAAFIYKGKEPAPEVAVPVQSTSALLRFNAPSFGPAKAPVTIVEFFDPSCESCRAFYPIVKQMMAKHPEDVRLVLRYVRLHVGSEEAIRLLEAARKQGVFAPVLEAVLESQPQWHDDATAAAAWEAAALAGLDVDKARSHMMSPDIIAAIERDTQDAKTLGVKGTPTFFVNGKPLLSFGAQPLYDLIRSEISQSR
- a CDS encoding disulfide bond formation protein B, encoding MDATSKTLPSDAGLLFTAWLLALVSTLVVLFVGEVMGQEPCVLCWYQRAFMFPLAIMLAVATVRCDSDIWRYAVPLAAAGWLAALYHNLLYFAVIPEAIKPCGTGPSCSGVDMTMMGVLPLPSLSLAAFTLLIILLLLLRRNAKP
- a CDS encoding helix-turn-helix domain-containing protein, producing MSETTLSIGELAKATQTKAVTIRYYEQLGLLPPSGRTAAGYRIYGEAERDRLLFVRRSRGLGFTLDDVRELLGFADHREASCAAVDAKVAQQLSQVKSRIRDLKALEAELQRLLGCCKGGVIEECRIIESLTRHDC